One Malus sylvestris chromosome 14, drMalSylv7.2, whole genome shotgun sequence DNA segment encodes these proteins:
- the LOC126599285 gene encoding uncharacterized protein LOC126599285, producing MGGQNSKLTPEAEAVPPRIRSLLQRRFEEMKSRSKARKLKAASTLSKKQLLKDGDQEEVDNSLPHSLRSSPESDKITRPKIPPTLENKSKVAPISPERDKGTKQADDENQNKEQIKTDGTECSVEDHKEPKGVNVYVGGVFAMEDTTEGEEEDEDNEGGIRRNSEFFMCPASPSFRVYCMEALEIENDSSKYDSTTDEDFKHKKSPSAASADSNVDSVASMTDHHDGQVTKTKKKGRRRRRVKNGFGVKNLLNIKGCYYPGCSGGHDRATYLAKKSAAT from the exons ATGGGTGGCCAAAATTCAAAGCTCACACCAGAAGCCGAGGCTGTGCCTCCTCGAATCCGTTCCCTCTTGCAGAGGCGCTTCGAGGAGATGAAGAGCCGGTCCAAGGCACGAAAGCTAAAAGCCGCTAGTACTCTCTCCAAGAAACAGCTACTTAAGGACGGTGATCAGGAGGAGGTTGATAACTCTCTCCCTCATTCGCTGCGGTCATCCCCAGAGTCCGACAAAATAACACGTCCGAAGATACCACCAACATTGGAGAACAAGTCCAAGGTTGCACCAATATCGCCGGAGCGTGACAAAGGCACGAAACAGGCTGATGATGAGAACCAAAACAAGGAGCAGATCAAGACAGATGGGACGGAATGTAGCGTTGAAGATCATAAGGAACCAAAGGGTGTGAATGTGTACGTAGGAGGGGTTTTTGCAATGGAGGACACCACAGAGGGAGAGGAAGAGGACGAAGATAATGAAGGTGGTATTAGAAGAAACAGCGAATTTTTTATGTGTCCCGCGTCACCAAGTTTTAGAGTTTATTGCATGGAAGCTCTGGAAATTGAAAATGATAGCA GCAAGTATGACAGCACTACAGATGAGGATTTCAAGCACAAGAAGTCGCCAAGTGCTGCGTCTGCAGACAGCAATGTTGATAGCGTAGCGTCAATGACTGATCACCATGAT GGCCAGGTAACAAAgacaaagaagaaaggaaggagaaggagaagagtGAAAAATGGATTCGGTGTAAAGAATCTATTGAACATTAAAGGATGCTACTACCCAGGTTGCAGTGGTGGCCACGACAGAGCCACCTATCTGGCCAAGAAATCTGCAGCCACTTGA
- the LOC126599272 gene encoding probable serine/threonine-protein kinase At1g54610 isoform X2, producing MGCVLGTEASAAGSQRSSGEARRRRRSIEEPSGATERVEAVRSDSKEVVARQRANRANHTGDFPAIERRKPFPAKQEGWPSWLLAVAGDAIQGWTPRRANTFEKLAKIGQGTYSNVYKARDLISGKIVALKKVRFDNLEPESVKFMAREINVLRKLDHPNVIKLEGLVTSRMSCSLYLVFEYMEHDLSGLAASSGVKFTEPQVKCYMKQLLSGLEHCHNHGVLHRDIKGSNLLIDDEGILKIADFGLATFFDPEKRQPLTSRVVTLWYRPPELLLGATFYGVGVDLWSAGCILAELLSGKPIMPGRTEVEQLHKIFKLCGSPSEEYWKKYKLPNATLFKPQQPYKRCVAETFKDFPPFSLPLVESLLSLDADGRGTATAALNSEFFTTEPFACEPSSLPKYPPAKEMDVKLRDEEARRQRGLSGKPNAAEGPRRVKARDRVGRAIPAPEANAEAQGNLDRWRVMTQANAKSKSEKFPPPHQDGAVGYPQEASHKGPLSFLTTDASFGSMILNTKSSSSVKSVGAGGGPSRRKKTNREDPLMAPPRKFIQAFKPSSIGLSMNLLFKSK from the exons ATGGGGTGCGTTTTGGGCACGGAGGCATCGGCCGCCGGGAGTCAACGGAGTTCCGGTGAAGCTCGGCGCCGTCGCCGGAGCATCGAGGAGCCATCCGGCGCCACTGAGCGAGTCGAGGCCGTTAGGTCTGATAGCAAAGAGGTGGTAGCGAGGCAGAGGGCGAACAGAGCGAATCACACTGGTGATTTCCCGGCGATCGAGCGGCGGAAGCCTTTCCCGGCGAAACAGGAAGGTTGGCCGTCGTGGCTGCTGGCCGTGGCCGGCGATGCGATCCAGGGCTGGACCCCTCGGCGCGCCAACACGTTCGAGAAGCTCGCTAAG atTGGGCAAGGGACTTATAGCAATGTGTATAAAGCAAGGGACTTGATTAGTGGTAAAATTGTGGCATTAAAGAAGGTTAGGTTTGATAATTTGGAGCCAGAGAGTGTGAAATTCATGGCCAGAGAGATCAATGTGCTCAGAAAACTTGACCATCCCAATGTGATTAAGCTTGAAGGGTTAGTCACTTCAAGAATGTCCTGCAGCCTCTACTTGGTTTTCGAGTACATGGAGCACGATCTCTCGGGCCTCGCCGCCAGCTCCGGGGTGAAATTCACTGAGCCTCAG GTCAAGTGCTATATGAAACAACTGCTGTCTGGGCTTGAGCATTGCCACAACCATGGTGTCTTGCACCGGGATATCAAGGGTTCCAATCTGTTAATTGACGACGAAGGAATTTTAAAAATAGCTGATTTTGGACTGGCTACTTTTTTTGATCCTGAGAAGAGGCAACCCTTGACTAGTCGAGTTGTCACTCTCTGGTACCGCCCTCCTGAACTTCTTCTTGGTGCCACTTTCTACGGAGTTGGAGTTGACCTTTGGAGCGCGGGCTGCATTTTGGCAGAGTTACTTTCCGGGAAGCCTATTATGCCAGGACGGACGGAG GTTGAACAACTGCATAAGATATTTAAGTTATGTGGCTCCCCATCTGAGGAATACtggaaaaaatataaattgccAAATGCAACACTTTTTAAGCCACAGCAGCCATACAAGCGTTGTGTAGCGGAAACATTCAAGGATTTCCCACCTTTTTCGCTACCATTAGTTGAATCTCTTCTGTCACTAGATGCTGATGGACGAGGCACTGCCACCGCTGCTCTAAATAGTGAA TTCTTTACTACCGAGCCTTTTGCTTGTGAGCCATCAAGTCTACCAAAATATCCGCCCGCCAAAGAAATGGATGTAAAGTTACGAGATGAAGAAGCTAGAAG GCAAAGAGGTCTCAGTGGGAAACCAAATGCTGCTGAAGGTCCCAGGAGAGTTAAAGCTCGTGATCGAGTTGGTCGGGCAATTCCAGCTCCAGAAGCTAATGCAGAGGCTCAAGGAAACTTAGAT AGGTGGAGAGTGATGACACAAGCAAATGCCAAGAGCAAGAGTGAGAAATTCCCACCCCCACATCAGGATGGAGCCGTCGGATACCCACAAGAAGCATCACATAAAGGACCGCTCTCATTTCTCACGACGGATGCTTCATTTGGATCAATGATTTTGAACACAAAGTCTTCATCATCTGTTAAAAGCGTGGGAGCAGGCGGGGGCCcttcaaggaggaagaaaacaaATAGAGAAGACCCCTTGATGGCTCCACCTCGGAAGTTCATCCAGGCGTTCAAGCCTTCCTCGATAGGGCTATCGATGAATTTATTGTTTAAGAGTAAATAA
- the LOC126599272 gene encoding probable serine/threonine-protein kinase At1g54610 isoform X1: protein MGCVLGTEASAAGSQRSSGEARRRRRSIEEPSGATERVEAVRSDSKEVVARQRANRANHTGDFPAIERRKPFPAKQEGWPSWLLAVAGDAIQGWTPRRANTFEKLAKIGQGTYSNVYKARDLISGKIVALKKVRFDNLEPESVKFMAREINVLRKLDHPNVIKLEGLVTSRMSCSLYLVFEYMEHDLSGLAASSGVKFTEPQIFACQVKCYMKQLLSGLEHCHNHGVLHRDIKGSNLLIDDEGILKIADFGLATFFDPEKRQPLTSRVVTLWYRPPELLLGATFYGVGVDLWSAGCILAELLSGKPIMPGRTEVEQLHKIFKLCGSPSEEYWKKYKLPNATLFKPQQPYKRCVAETFKDFPPFSLPLVESLLSLDADGRGTATAALNSEFFTTEPFACEPSSLPKYPPAKEMDVKLRDEEARRQRGLSGKPNAAEGPRRVKARDRVGRAIPAPEANAEAQGNLDRWRVMTQANAKSKSEKFPPPHQDGAVGYPQEASHKGPLSFLTTDASFGSMILNTKSSSSVKSVGAGGGPSRRKKTNREDPLMAPPRKFIQAFKPSSIGLSMNLLFKSK from the exons ATGGGGTGCGTTTTGGGCACGGAGGCATCGGCCGCCGGGAGTCAACGGAGTTCCGGTGAAGCTCGGCGCCGTCGCCGGAGCATCGAGGAGCCATCCGGCGCCACTGAGCGAGTCGAGGCCGTTAGGTCTGATAGCAAAGAGGTGGTAGCGAGGCAGAGGGCGAACAGAGCGAATCACACTGGTGATTTCCCGGCGATCGAGCGGCGGAAGCCTTTCCCGGCGAAACAGGAAGGTTGGCCGTCGTGGCTGCTGGCCGTGGCCGGCGATGCGATCCAGGGCTGGACCCCTCGGCGCGCCAACACGTTCGAGAAGCTCGCTAAG atTGGGCAAGGGACTTATAGCAATGTGTATAAAGCAAGGGACTTGATTAGTGGTAAAATTGTGGCATTAAAGAAGGTTAGGTTTGATAATTTGGAGCCAGAGAGTGTGAAATTCATGGCCAGAGAGATCAATGTGCTCAGAAAACTTGACCATCCCAATGTGATTAAGCTTGAAGGGTTAGTCACTTCAAGAATGTCCTGCAGCCTCTACTTGGTTTTCGAGTACATGGAGCACGATCTCTCGGGCCTCGCCGCCAGCTCCGGGGTGAAATTCACTGAGCCTCAG ATATTCGCTTGTCAGGTCAAGTGCTATATGAAACAACTGCTGTCTGGGCTTGAGCATTGCCACAACCATGGTGTCTTGCACCGGGATATCAAGGGTTCCAATCTGTTAATTGACGACGAAGGAATTTTAAAAATAGCTGATTTTGGACTGGCTACTTTTTTTGATCCTGAGAAGAGGCAACCCTTGACTAGTCGAGTTGTCACTCTCTGGTACCGCCCTCCTGAACTTCTTCTTGGTGCCACTTTCTACGGAGTTGGAGTTGACCTTTGGAGCGCGGGCTGCATTTTGGCAGAGTTACTTTCCGGGAAGCCTATTATGCCAGGACGGACGGAG GTTGAACAACTGCATAAGATATTTAAGTTATGTGGCTCCCCATCTGAGGAATACtggaaaaaatataaattgccAAATGCAACACTTTTTAAGCCACAGCAGCCATACAAGCGTTGTGTAGCGGAAACATTCAAGGATTTCCCACCTTTTTCGCTACCATTAGTTGAATCTCTTCTGTCACTAGATGCTGATGGACGAGGCACTGCCACCGCTGCTCTAAATAGTGAA TTCTTTACTACCGAGCCTTTTGCTTGTGAGCCATCAAGTCTACCAAAATATCCGCCCGCCAAAGAAATGGATGTAAAGTTACGAGATGAAGAAGCTAGAAG GCAAAGAGGTCTCAGTGGGAAACCAAATGCTGCTGAAGGTCCCAGGAGAGTTAAAGCTCGTGATCGAGTTGGTCGGGCAATTCCAGCTCCAGAAGCTAATGCAGAGGCTCAAGGAAACTTAGAT AGGTGGAGAGTGATGACACAAGCAAATGCCAAGAGCAAGAGTGAGAAATTCCCACCCCCACATCAGGATGGAGCCGTCGGATACCCACAAGAAGCATCACATAAAGGACCGCTCTCATTTCTCACGACGGATGCTTCATTTGGATCAATGATTTTGAACACAAAGTCTTCATCATCTGTTAAAAGCGTGGGAGCAGGCGGGGGCCcttcaaggaggaagaaaacaaATAGAGAAGACCCCTTGATGGCTCCACCTCGGAAGTTCATCCAGGCGTTCAAGCCTTCCTCGATAGGGCTATCGATGAATTTATTGTTTAAGAGTAAATAA